The following proteins are co-located in the Bradyrhizobium sp. AZCC 2176 genome:
- a CDS encoding TRAP transporter substrate-binding protein produces the protein MNRRKLLKAASLAVASTAVAAPAIAQSTPALRWRLATSFPKSLDTLYGACEMFAKAIAELSDQKFQIAVFGPGEIVPAFQVFDAVANNTVEMGNSASYYYIGKDLAFAFGTAVPFGLNTRQMNAWLAYGGGLDMLNELYGTFGIQGIPFGNTTAQMGGWFRKEIKTLDDMKGLKFRVGGVAGQVLSRLGVVPQQIPPGDIYPALEKGTIDAAEWIGPYDDEKLGFLKVAPYYYYPGWWEGCANGFLYINSAKWAELPKVYQNMVTIAAGQVAADLTAKYDARNASAIKRLVAAGAQLRPFSTDILDASFKATNELFAEVSVKNPKFKALYESTIAFRNEQYQWHQVCEATYDNYMIRRIRG, from the coding sequence ATGAATCGCAGAAAGCTCCTCAAAGCCGCAAGCCTCGCTGTCGCCTCTACCGCCGTCGCCGCGCCCGCCATCGCGCAATCGACGCCGGCCTTGCGCTGGCGTCTCGCCACATCCTTCCCAAAATCCCTCGATACACTCTACGGCGCCTGCGAGATGTTTGCGAAGGCGATCGCCGAACTGTCGGACCAGAAATTCCAGATCGCTGTGTTCGGTCCGGGCGAGATCGTGCCGGCGTTCCAGGTCTTCGATGCGGTGGCGAACAATACCGTGGAGATGGGCAACAGCGCCTCCTACTACTACATCGGCAAGGACCTTGCGTTCGCGTTCGGCACCGCCGTTCCGTTCGGCCTCAATACGCGACAGATGAATGCGTGGCTCGCCTATGGCGGCGGCCTCGACATGCTGAACGAGCTCTATGGCACGTTCGGCATTCAGGGCATCCCGTTCGGCAACACGACCGCGCAGATGGGCGGTTGGTTCCGCAAGGAGATCAAGACTCTCGACGACATGAAGGGCCTCAAGTTCCGCGTCGGCGGCGTGGCGGGGCAGGTGCTGAGCCGGCTCGGCGTCGTGCCGCAGCAGATTCCGCCGGGCGACATCTATCCCGCGTTGGAGAAGGGCACGATCGATGCCGCCGAATGGATCGGCCCCTACGATGACGAGAAGCTCGGCTTCCTCAAGGTCGCGCCCTATTACTACTATCCCGGCTGGTGGGAAGGATGCGCGAACGGTTTTCTCTATATCAACAGCGCGAAATGGGCCGAGCTTCCGAAGGTGTATCAGAACATGGTGACGATCGCGGCCGGGCAGGTCGCGGCCGACTTGACCGCCAAATATGACGCCCGCAACGCGTCCGCCATCAAGCGCCTGGTTGCAGCCGGCGCGCAGTTGAGACCGTTCTCGACCGATATTCTCGATGCGTCGTTCAAGGCAACCAACGAGCTGTTTGCCGAGGTCTCTGTAAAGAATCCGAAGTTCAAGGCGCTGTATGAATCGACCATCGCATTCCGCAACGAACAGTACCAGTGGCATCAGGTCTGCGAGGCCACCTACGACAATTACATGATCAGGCGGATCCGCGGCTGA
- a CDS encoding primary-amine oxidase: MVRAKPPAGMDAGHPLDPLSESEVALASEILRKGKRLGPHARFTHVQLEEPAKSDVLGWKPAAAPPRRAAVTLFDSKTGATHVATVDLDSKTVTAWREYSTKAHPYGQPPITIEEVFKVGDIVKADADWRRAMKRRGLKDEDIELVQVDPFSAGYFDREVEKGRRLVSAVSYWRRDLKDNGYAHPIEGVVALVDLIENRIVHLVDEPDIVPIPKKSRNYDRASIPQTREGVKPLDIVQKDGPSFSVEGWKVDWQNWSFRVGWTAREGLVLHQISFRDGARERPIIYRASVTDMIVPYADPTANHFWKCAFDAGEYGLGKLANALELGCDCLGHIHYFDVPVADDYGKAAIMKNAICLHEEDYGILWKHYEFRNETFEVRRSRRLVISFFTTVGNYDYGFFWYFYQDGTIQLEVKLTGIIQTAAIGPGKPYPWGGMVAEDLGGPTHQHFFNARLHMMLDGEGNTVTEHEFRPRPWGTDNPYGNVFDTTSRVLSRERDAVREADGRTGRYWKITNPNQKNSIGGPTAYKLLAHSAPVMLAQQGCYMTARGGFATKHIWVTRYAPDERYASGEFPNQHAGGDGLPKYVAKNRSIENQDIVVWHSFGATHVCRPEDFPVMPVEYVGFTLKPNGFFAENPAMDLPPDRNSASRDNRDKGSCCG, from the coding sequence ATGGTACGTGCAAAGCCACCCGCCGGCATGGACGCCGGTCATCCGCTCGACCCGCTCAGCGAGAGCGAAGTCGCGCTGGCGTCCGAAATATTGAGGAAAGGGAAGAGGCTCGGCCCGCATGCGCGATTTACGCATGTGCAACTGGAAGAGCCGGCCAAATCCGACGTGCTCGGATGGAAGCCGGCTGCCGCGCCCCCGCGGCGGGCCGCCGTCACCCTGTTCGACAGCAAAACCGGCGCGACGCATGTCGCGACGGTAGATCTCGATTCGAAGACGGTCACGGCGTGGCGCGAATATTCGACCAAGGCGCATCCTTACGGCCAGCCCCCGATCACGATCGAGGAGGTGTTCAAGGTCGGCGACATCGTCAAGGCCGATGCGGACTGGCGGCGCGCGATGAAGCGTCGCGGCCTGAAGGATGAGGATATCGAGCTGGTTCAGGTCGACCCGTTTTCGGCCGGGTATTTCGACCGCGAGGTGGAGAAGGGACGCAGGCTGGTCAGCGCCGTTTCCTACTGGCGTAGGGATCTCAAGGACAACGGCTACGCGCACCCGATCGAAGGCGTGGTCGCGCTCGTCGACCTGATCGAGAACAGGATCGTCCATCTGGTGGACGAGCCCGACATCGTTCCGATCCCGAAAAAATCACGCAACTACGACCGCGCATCGATCCCGCAAACCCGCGAGGGCGTGAAGCCGCTGGATATCGTGCAGAAGGACGGCCCGAGCTTCTCGGTCGAGGGATGGAAGGTTGATTGGCAGAACTGGTCGTTCCGCGTCGGCTGGACTGCGCGCGAGGGCCTCGTGCTGCACCAGATTTCGTTTCGCGACGGTGCGCGCGAGCGGCCGATCATCTATCGCGCCAGCGTCACCGACATGATCGTTCCCTACGCCGATCCGACCGCCAACCATTTCTGGAAATGCGCGTTCGATGCCGGGGAGTATGGACTGGGCAAGCTCGCCAACGCGCTCGAACTCGGCTGCGACTGCCTCGGCCATATCCATTATTTCGACGTGCCGGTCGCCGACGATTACGGCAAGGCCGCGATCATGAAGAACGCGATCTGCCTGCACGAGGAGGATTACGGTATCCTCTGGAAGCATTACGAATTCCGCAACGAGACCTTCGAGGTGCGGCGGTCACGCCGCCTCGTCATCTCGTTCTTCACGACCGTCGGAAACTACGATTACGGCTTCTTCTGGTACTTCTATCAGGACGGCACCATTCAGCTCGAAGTCAAGCTAACCGGAATTATCCAGACGGCGGCGATCGGGCCGGGCAAGCCGTATCCGTGGGGCGGCATGGTCGCTGAAGACCTCGGCGGTCCGACCCACCAGCACTTCTTTAATGCCCGTCTGCACATGATGCTGGACGGCGAGGGCAATACCGTCACCGAGCACGAGTTCCGGCCGCGGCCGTGGGGCACCGACAACCCCTATGGCAACGTGTTCGATACCACGTCGCGGGTTCTCTCGCGCGAGCGCGATGCGGTCCGCGAGGCCGATGGGCGGACAGGACGCTACTGGAAGATCACCAATCCAAATCAAAAGAACAGCATCGGCGGCCCAACGGCGTATAAGTTGCTGGCGCACAGCGCGCCGGTGATGCTCGCGCAGCAGGGCTGCTACATGACCGCGCGTGGCGGCTTTGCGACCAAGCACATCTGGGTAACGCGCTACGCCCCCGACGAGCGCTACGCCAGCGGCGAGTTTCCGAACCAGCATGCCGGCGGCGACGGTCTGCCGAAATACGTTGCGAAAAACCGTTCGATCGAAAACCAGGATATCGTAGTCTGGCACAGTTTCGGGGCGACACACGTCTGCCGTCCCGAAGACTTTCCGGTGATGCCGGTCGAGTATGTCGGCTTCACGCTGAAGCCGAACGGCTTCTTTGCCGAGAATCCGGCGATGGACTTGCCGCCCGACCGAAACAGCGCGAGCCGGGACAATCGGGACAAGGGTTCATGCTGCGGCTGA